CGTCACCGATCCAGGTGGCCTCCGAGGTGCCGAGGTCGAGGCCGAAGGCGCCGCCGGGGGACGGCGTCAGGTAGGCGGGGTCGCCGGCCACGCGCCAGACCTCGTGCCCGTACAGGGAGAAGTCGAGGGCCTCGTCGACCGGGACGTCCTTCTCCTCCCTCTTGTGCAGGATGTAGCTGAGCGAGGCGGCTCCGTCGTCGAGCCGCACTTCGAAGACCAGTCCGAAGGAGTCCTGGCGCACCGGCGGGATGGGGTCGTTCCATTCGGGGGGATCAGCGGACCCGGTCCAGGTGTGCAGGCCCCATCCCTCGTAGTCGCCGTCGGGCCGGTGGTAGTGCAGGACGGCCTTGGTCCCGTCGGGCGGCGGATACGCGGCCTTGGGTCTGGCCGTGCGGACGGCGGTGCTGTTCTCCTCGGTCCACACCTCGCCGGTCGCGGCGAAGTCGAAGGCCCGCTCGGGTCCCTCGGCGACACCGTCCTTCTCGACGGTGAACCGGATGGTGCCGGTGCCGGTGCCGGGCGTGATCCACGCGAAGGCGCCGTAGGCGTCGCGGCCGATGAACGGGGCCGTGGTGCCGTCGGCGGTGCGCAGCCGCAGGCCGTCGTAGTCGCCGTCGGCACGCCGGTGGTGGACGACCGCGTGGTGTCTCTTCGCCGTCGGCCTCTCGGCTGCGGGCGGTTGTCCGGCGGTGGTGGTGGCGGTGGCGCTCGCGGTGCGTCCGGCACTGTCGACGACCACGGCCTTGTACCGCAGAGCGGTCCCCGCCCGCACCGTGTCCGGCAGGTGCTGGGTCACCTTGTACGGTGCATGATCGGCGGAACCGAGAGTCCGCCAGGGCCCGTCACCGACCTGCGCGGCGAACACCACCCGGCTCAGCGGACCGGCGTCCACCGACGCGGCGACCTCCACATCACCCGTGGCACCGGCCGCGGGCGCCCGCACCGACACCGACGGACCGGCCACCGGCAACCCCAGCGGCCTGACCGCCTTCAGCACCACCGCCGACAACGGCGGCACCACCACCGGAACCTTGCCGTCCCGGCCACTGGTCACCCGCGCCGACGAACCGTACACACCCCGGAACCCCATGCCCGCCGCATACGTCGGCACCCTCACCGACCGGACCCGCTCCGCGTTGTTCACCGCGACGACGTACTCCACCCGCCGCCTCGGATCCGTGCGCGAGAACGCGTACACCCCCGCGCCCTCGTCCGCGTACCGCTCCTGCTGCACACCGTCACGCAGCGCCGGATGCCGCTTCGTCAGCCGCGACAGCGCGGCGACCGACCGGTACAGCGGATGCGCCGGATCGTACGCGTCCGACGCGTGCGTACGCTCCGTACCGATCTGATCGTCGTCGAGGTACTCGGGCACCTGCGACGCGAACAGCGTCTGCCGGGAGTACACGTCACCCGCCGGTCCGGTGAAGCCCTGCTCGTCACCGGCGTAGACCACCGGATTGCCCCGGGACAGGAACAACAGCTCGTGCGCGAACCGGTCACGGCGCAGCAGCTCCGCGTCGTCCGCCCCGGGATTGTCCTGGCTGACGAAGCTCCCGATGCGGCCCATGTCGTGACTGCCGAGGAAGGTGACCTCGCCGTAGGCGTTGGCCTTGTCGGTGGTGTAGCGGTAGTCCTGGGCGAGGACGTGGGCGAGGTCGCGCGTGGGGCCGCCGCGGGACGCGTAGTTGCGGAGCGCGGCCTGCAACGGGAAGTCGAGCGTGGCGTCGAGGCGGCCTTCGGTGAGGTAGGGGGCCATGACGACGGGGTCCGCGGAGAAGGCCTCGGCGAAGATGAAGAAGTCCGGCTTGCCCTGCCGGGCCGCGTAGGCGTCCAGCGCCGTGGCCCATTGTGTCCAGAAGGCCATGTTCACGTTCTTGGCGGTGTCGACGCGGAAGCCGTCGATGCCGAAGTCCTTCACCCACGTCCGGTAGATGCGCTCCATGCCCTCGACGACCTCGGGGCGCTCCGTCCACAGGTCGTCGTTGCCGATGAAGTCGCCGTACAGCGCGCTCTCGCCGGCGAAGGTCGAGTCGCCCCGGTTGTGGTACATGGCCGGGTCGTTCAGCCAGGCCGGGACCTTGGTGTCGTGCTCACCGGTGCGGTTTCGCGGTGTGTAGGGCAGTCCTTTCTCGTCGGCCCGGGCCGTGCCGGCGCTGTCGTCGAAGGG
Above is a genomic segment from Streptomyces glaucescens containing:
- a CDS encoding alpha-amylase family glycosyl hydrolase, whose amino-acid sequence is MTRLPFRRATARISAVALSLSVLAALPTAAPPADAAPPRPPSDRALARTPARPAPSREQFYLALPDRFANGSTANDRGGLTGDRSATGHDPTDKRFYQGGDLRGLIEKLDYIKGLGTTAIWMAPVFKNKPVQTTGGTEMAGYHGYSITDFTQVDPHFGTNAELAELVDKAHAQGMKVFFDVITNHTADTIDYAEQEYGYRSKGAYPYLDTDGRPFDDSAGTARADEKGLPYTPRNRTGEHDTKVPAWLNDPAMYHNRGDSTFAGESALYGDFIGNDDLWTERPEVVEGMERIYRTWVKDFGIDGFRVDTAKNVNMAFWTQWATALDAYAARQGKPDFFIFAEAFSADPVVMAPYLTEGRLDATLDFPLQAALRNYASRGGPTRDLAHVLAQDYRYTTDKANAYGEVTFLGSHDMGRIGSFVSQDNPGADDAELLRRDRFAHELLFLSRGNPVVYAGDEQGFTGPAGDVYSRQTLFASQVPEYLDDDQIGTERTHASDAYDPAHPLYRSVAALSRLTKRHPALRDGVQQERYADEGAGVYAFSRTDPRRRVEYVVAVNNAERVRSVRVPTYAAGMGFRGVYGSSARVTSGRDGKVPVVVPPLSAVVLKAVRPLGLPVAGPSVSVRAPAAGATGDVEVAASVDAGPLSRVVFAAQVGDGPWRTLGSADHAPYKVTQHLPDTVRAGTALRYKAVVVDSAGRTASATATTTAGQPPAAERPTAKRHHAVVHHRRADGDYDGLRLRTADGTTAPFIGRDAYGAFAWITPGTGTGTIRFTVEKDGVAEGPERAFDFAATGEVWTEENSTAVRTARPKAAYPPPDGTKAVLHYHRPDGDYEGWGLHTWTGSADPPEWNDPIPPVRQDSFGLVFEVRLDDGAASLSYILHKREEKDVPVDEALDFSLYGHEVWRVAGDPAYLTPSPGGAFGLDLGTSEATWIGDDTVVWAGEGTGVASQQLVYATEGDLTLEDGALSDEGRWLRLVPAELTEAQKSRYPQHAQGSAFRVDPRDRDRIGQALQSRLIATQRADSGALLGATGVRIEGTQPEGTDK